In one window of Acidobacteriota bacterium DNA:
- a CDS encoding c-type cytochrome: protein MVGFVGILVLAGAPLWAPWPQQPSVDLKDPAVIGAGRTLFARSCSVGYCHGAEGRAGGGPRLRGKPWEPGYLYRVTAEGIPRSSMPGWKEKLSQDEIWSVVAYVMSLSDPEQSGAAEVAAAALPAPDAQAGGLQETPSLPEPEPEAGKALVGLTGEPDKGRELFFDAADDFNCAQCHRIQGMGATVGPDLSGLADRPANEILRDIVLPASRPSSQPAVFKLTTVAGEHLTVLKAGEGKQRIRFYDITELPPVRRSMKRDQVQSLEPQPGSPMPETYGQRYTLKQLLDLVSFLKTSKSGHASTITLEDLLVDGRGSR, encoded by the coding sequence ATGGTCGGGTTTGTCGGAATCCTGGTGCTGGCGGGTGCTCCTCTGTGGGCGCCCTGGCCCCAACAGCCCAGTGTCGATCTCAAGGACCCGGCGGTGATCGGAGCCGGCCGGACCCTGTTCGCCCGGAGTTGTTCGGTCGGCTACTGCCATGGAGCCGAGGGTCGGGCCGGCGGCGGCCCTCGCCTGCGCGGCAAACCGTGGGAGCCGGGCTACCTCTATCGGGTGACCGCGGAGGGCATCCCCCGGTCCTCCATGCCGGGATGGAAAGAGAAGCTCAGCCAGGACGAGATCTGGTCGGTGGTGGCCTACGTGATGTCACTCTCCGATCCGGAGCAGTCCGGCGCCGCCGAGGTGGCCGCCGCGGCCCTGCCCGCACCGGACGCGCAGGCAGGGGGGTTGCAAGAGACCCCAAGTCTGCCGGAGCCGGAGCCTGAAGCCGGGAAGGCATTGGTTGGACTGACGGGCGAGCCCGACAAGGGGCGGGAGCTGTTCTTCGATGCGGCCGACGATTTCAACTGTGCTCAATGCCACCGCATACAGGGGATGGGGGCTACAGTCGGTCCTGATCTCAGCGGGCTGGCGGATCGCCCCGCCAACGAGATTCTGCGGGACATCGTCCTGCCGGCGTCCCGGCCTTCAAGCCAACCAGCCGTCTTCAAGCTCACCACCGTGGCCGGGGAACATCTGACCGTCCTGAAGGCTGGCGAGGGGAAGCAGCGGATCCGGTTCTACGACATCACCGAGCTGCCGCCAGTTCGGAGGAGCATGAAGCGAGATCAGGTTCAGTCCCTGGAGCCCCAGCCCGGTTCCCCCATGCCTGAAACCTACGGTCAACGCTACACCTTGAAGCAGTTGCTGGACCTGGTCAGTTTCCTGAAGACCTCCAAATCCGGACACGCTTCCACAATCACTCTGGAAGATCTCTTGGTGGACGGCCGAGGGTCTCGATAA
- a CDS encoding aspartate kinase, translating to MDVVVQKYGGSSVADLPRLEGVADRIARSAARGDRICTVVSAMGRTTDDLLSLARQVTETPPRRELDMLVSTGERIAMALLAMAIQKRGLEAISFTGSQSGIITNDRHSDAQIIEVRPVRIQDELSRGKVVIVAGFQGMSYRREITTLGRGGSDATAVALASALGASYCEICSDVDGVYTADPRRVPEAFLLEKISYEEMLELATHGAQVLNVQAVEWARKTGVTILTSAAHREGGHSRVSSEGTGLPACGVTVAENLARLGLLGTEGELQTRLGQLGLPFRPCRGGAETETICVVAANEFPEWPSLRSELTRGLGSRLTLQEGISGLSVVGEGLHSDAAGRALETARRSGMEVLGVETSPQRITLLVTGDKTTPLTAALHRTFIETLGRPPRDLPE from the coding sequence ATGGACGTAGTGGTGCAGAAATACGGCGGAAGCTCGGTGGCGGACCTCCCCAGGCTGGAAGGCGTGGCCGACCGGATTGCCCGGAGCGCAGCCAGGGGCGATCGGATCTGCACGGTGGTGTCGGCCATGGGCCGAACCACCGACGACCTGCTGTCCCTGGCCCGGCAGGTAACGGAGACGCCCCCGCGGCGCGAGCTGGACATGCTGGTCTCGACCGGGGAGCGCATCGCCATGGCGCTGCTGGCCATGGCCATTCAGAAGCGGGGGCTGGAAGCCATCTCCTTTACCGGCTCCCAATCGGGAATCATCACCAACGACCGGCACTCGGACGCCCAGATCATCGAGGTGCGCCCGGTGCGCATCCAGGACGAGCTCTCTCGAGGCAAGGTGGTTATCGTGGCCGGCTTTCAGGGGATGTCCTACCGGCGGGAGATCACCACCCTGGGCCGCGGGGGCTCCGACGCCACCGCCGTCGCTCTGGCTTCGGCCCTGGGCGCCTCCTACTGCGAGATCTGCTCGGACGTGGACGGCGTCTACACGGCCGATCCGCGACGGGTGCCGGAAGCCTTTCTGCTGGAGAAAATCTCCTACGAAGAAATGCTGGAACTGGCCACCCACGGAGCCCAGGTTCTCAACGTTCAGGCCGTCGAGTGGGCCCGCAAGACCGGCGTCACCATCCTCACCAGCGCAGCCCACCGGGAGGGAGGCCACTCCCGGGTTTCCAGTGAGGGAACCGGCTTGCCGGCCTGCGGTGTGACGGTTGCGGAGAATCTGGCCCGGCTGGGTCTCCTGGGGACCGAAGGGGAGTTGCAGACCCGGCTCGGGCAGTTGGGGTTGCCCTTCCGGCCCTGCCGGGGAGGCGCGGAAACGGAGACCATCTGCGTGGTCGCCGCCAACGAGTTTCCCGAATGGCCGTCGCTTCGAAGCGAGCTGACCCGCGGGCTGGGCTCGCGCCTGACTCTCCAGGAAGGGATATCCGGATTGTCGGTGGTCGGAGAAGGCCTGCACTCCGACGCCGCCGGGCGGGCGCTGGAGACGGCCAGGCGCTCGGGGATGGAAGTACTGGGCGTGGAAACCTCGCCTCAGCGAATCACGCTGCTGGTGACGGGGGACAAGACTACCCCCCTCACCGCCGCCTTGCACCGGACCTTTATCGAGACCCTCGGCCGTCCACCAAGAGATCTTCCAGAGTGA
- a CDS encoding class I SAM-dependent methyltransferase: MMGKTYRCCRIDRRGCILCGCRDFEQEVVIDDPLAAAWGLSGRERRWLDLREGDRCRNCGMSKRVRMLLWSIRRRCRPGSRLRILHLNQVNALAPALQSLGSVTETVHRPDKPLGSQIDGRSNEDMSRLSFEDDTFDLAVHSETLEHLLDYGQALDEVRRVLKPGGLQIYTIPLLLSRVTRQRMSQDASGRLVSHLPPSFHGCDREFPVIWEFGGDYLRQRGARIREIHFDNYWKNRTVFTLIEGKEG, encoded by the coding sequence ATGATGGGCAAGACCTACCGGTGCTGTCGAATCGACCGCCGCGGATGCATCCTTTGCGGCTGCCGTGACTTCGAGCAGGAGGTTGTTATCGACGACCCCTTGGCCGCCGCCTGGGGGCTCTCGGGTCGCGAACGGCGCTGGCTGGACCTGCGGGAAGGCGATCGCTGCCGCAATTGCGGCATGTCCAAACGGGTCCGCATGCTGCTGTGGAGCATCAGGCGCCGGTGTCGGCCCGGCTCGCGGCTGAGGATTTTGCACCTGAACCAGGTCAACGCCCTGGCGCCGGCCTTGCAGAGCCTCGGCAGCGTCACCGAAACCGTCCATCGACCCGACAAGCCCCTCGGGTCCCAAATCGACGGCAGGTCCAATGAGGACATGTCCCGGTTGTCCTTCGAGGACGATACGTTCGACTTGGCCGTTCACTCCGAAACGCTGGAACATCTGCTGGACTACGGCCAAGCCCTGGATGAGGTTCGGCGGGTGTTGAAGCCCGGCGGGCTCCAGATCTACACCATTCCGCTGCTCCTCTCCCGGGTCACCCGGCAACGGATGTCCCAGGACGCCTCCGGAAGGCTGGTGTCCCACCTGCCTCCCAGCTTTCACGGCTGCGACCGAGAATTCCCGGTCATCTGGGAGTTCGGGGGCGATTACCTCCGACAGAGGGGCGCCCGCATCCGGGAAATTCACTTCGACAACTACTGGAAAAATCGCACTGTCTTTACCCTGATCGAAGGCAAGGAGGGCTAA
- a CDS encoding DUF2149 domain-containing protein translates to MARFLHLNSTADAEAEDPLSGITNIFDISVVFIVGLMMTLFSVYRIGDLVDPESQVTLVKTNANGLREIIVKRGTEITAYELTGETLGGQGERLGTAYRLADGQIIYVPD, encoded by the coding sequence ATGGCACGTTTCCTGCACCTGAATTCAACAGCCGACGCGGAGGCCGAGGACCCTCTCTCGGGAATTACGAACATCTTCGACATCTCGGTGGTCTTCATCGTCGGCCTGATGATGACTCTCTTCTCCGTGTATCGTATCGGCGACCTCGTCGATCCGGAAAGCCAGGTGACGCTGGTCAAGACCAACGCAAACGGCTTGCGAGAGATCATCGTCAAGCGCGGCACCGAGATTACCGCCTACGAGCTCACAGGCGAGACACTCGGCGGGCAGGGCGAGCGCCTCGGCACCGCCTATCGGCTGGCCGACGGGCAGATCATCTACGTCCCGGACTGA
- a CDS encoding RidA family protein, translating into MLVNHPGGNYLFAPGGEAFSDGVVSAPGYEIVRVTLKELLPWRQGFDLIDAFLKEQRRPRQALCAIELRCARPFTAEGFSEFNQGYRSLVTDWQILVDGVNPMARTNVAPVVGPPTETSLFAFAFTAPAPGLQRSTFVAAGAGEITVSPEGQSTIVRRGDTSAEAIREKNAAVMQILDQRLVDLEKDWSQVTGVTVYTVFDIHPFIEAEIHSRMGPASLRGLQWHYARPPVVDIDYEMDLRGHAREIYL; encoded by the coding sequence ATGCTTGTCAATCATCCTGGAGGGAACTATCTCTTTGCGCCGGGAGGAGAAGCCTTTTCGGACGGAGTGGTTTCCGCGCCGGGCTACGAGATCGTGCGCGTCACGCTGAAGGAGTTGCTGCCCTGGCGGCAGGGTTTCGATCTCATCGATGCGTTTCTGAAGGAGCAGAGGAGGCCGCGCCAGGCGCTCTGCGCCATTGAGCTGCGTTGCGCCCGCCCCTTCACAGCCGAGGGCTTCAGCGAATTCAATCAGGGGTACCGATCCCTGGTGACCGATTGGCAGATCCTGGTGGACGGGGTCAACCCCATGGCCAGAACCAACGTAGCCCCGGTGGTGGGTCCTCCCACCGAGACCTCGCTGTTTGCCTTCGCCTTCACCGCTCCGGCACCCGGTCTGCAACGGTCCACCTTCGTGGCTGCCGGGGCCGGCGAAATTACCGTCTCACCCGAAGGGCAAAGCACCATCGTCCGCCGGGGAGACACCTCGGCGGAGGCGATCCGGGAAAAGAACGCAGCCGTGATGCAGATATTGGATCAGCGTCTGGTGGATCTGGAGAAGGACTGGTCTCAGGTGACCGGGGTCACGGTCTATACCGTGTTCGACATTCACCCCTTCATCGAGGCGGAAATTCATTCCCGGATGGGGCCTGCCAGTCTGCGCGGCCTGCAGTGGCACTATGCCCGCCCGCCCGTGGTCGACATCGACTATGAAATGGACCTTCGGGGGCACGCCCGCGAGATCTACTTGTAG
- a CDS encoding OmpA family protein, which produces MKTSHDTSSRRKVTPGRVLLAAILLSLAVVAVLLVLTYLKLTDLSREMAGLRRVSRTVAETAESARRQAGRAEENALKAALGRAQAEEEASEARAAAAKSKAEMREARQEAERARQEAARIRKERDEKLDAMQQALSQLVETRRTALGLIMNLDSEAIQFEFDKADLKPHNKELLSKIAGILLTSKGHHIFVYGHTDDVGTQAYNQQLSERRAKAVRDYLVASFIDPDIVTAEGFGKSSPLVEGTSTEARARNRRVEIAIVDTVLDYQQRTRQ; this is translated from the coding sequence GTGAAAACTTCCCATGACACTTCATCCCGCCGCAAAGTGACGCCGGGAAGAGTTCTACTTGCGGCCATCCTGCTGTCTTTGGCGGTGGTGGCGGTCCTGTTGGTTCTTACCTACCTGAAGCTGACCGACCTGAGCCGGGAAATGGCCGGGCTCAGACGGGTGAGCAGAACCGTGGCCGAAACCGCCGAGAGCGCCAGGCGCCAGGCCGGACGGGCCGAGGAAAACGCTCTCAAGGCGGCTCTGGGGCGAGCCCAGGCCGAGGAAGAGGCCTCGGAGGCGCGGGCGGCCGCCGCCAAGTCGAAGGCCGAAATGAGGGAGGCCAGGCAGGAAGCCGAGCGGGCGCGACAGGAGGCCGCCCGGATACGCAAGGAGCGCGACGAGAAGCTGGACGCCATGCAGCAAGCGCTCAGCCAACTGGTGGAAACCCGGCGCACGGCTCTGGGTCTTATCATGAACCTGGACAGCGAGGCCATCCAGTTCGAATTCGACAAGGCCGACCTGAAGCCCCACAACAAGGAACTGCTCAGCAAGATCGCCGGAATCCTGCTGACCTCGAAGGGGCATCACATCTTTGTCTACGGCCACACCGACGACGTGGGCACCCAAGCTTACAACCAGCAACTCTCGGAGCGGCGGGCCAAGGCCGTGCGGGACTACCTGGTGGCCTCCTTCATCGATCCGGACATCGTCACGGCCGAGGGCTTCGGCAAGTCCAGCCCCCTGGTGGAGGGCACTTCGACGGAAGCCCGAGCCCGGAACCGGCGGGTCGAGATCGCCATCGTGGACACCGTGCTGGACTACCAGCAAAGGACTCGCCAGTAG
- a CDS encoding PQQ-dependent dehydrogenase, methanol/ethanol family, translating into MPAKPAWALAASILMLLSIALLPIASAETVDSKRLIEAAKEPQNWLIYSGTYDAWRYSPLDQINRENVKRLAPVWIFQTGKVDGGFSCTPLVADGVMYITTPWNRVFALDAVTGKEIWHYYHPEPKDFGLLYGPWNRGAALGHGLVFMGTIDNRLVALDAKTGEEVWNVEIENMQQCGCNITGAPLVVKDKVVVGVTGGDSAHRGYLNAFDARTGRRAWRFWTIPGPGEKGHETWKGDSWKYGGGATWMTGSYDPELNLIYWGVGNPAADFYGGDRTGDNLYTDSIVALDADSGELKWYYQQIPHDVWDWDTAYECLLVDLPVNGKKRKLLINPNKGGYTWVLDRTNGEFIGAWRFVENLNWIEGIDSTGKLLGRMEPEVGKPTLVCPAIGGARSWNHGAYSPKTGLFYNTGIEWCQTLTVQKEDPRPGETFFGGVFELKPTPKGDQGSHLDALDPVTGEKKWSYYSKYPLLASAVATGGNLVFTGDPEGEFFALDAETGKKLWSFNTGSGHRGSPISYAVNGRQYIAVPAGWGSAVAGLMPQLWPEVEDFPGGSALIVFALPE; encoded by the coding sequence ATGCCCGCCAAACCCGCTTGGGCGCTCGCCGCCTCAATCCTCATGCTGTTGTCAATAGCATTGCTTCCGATCGCATCGGCCGAAACCGTCGATTCCAAGCGCCTGATCGAGGCGGCCAAGGAGCCGCAGAACTGGCTGATCTATTCCGGGACTTATGACGCCTGGCGCTACAGTCCGCTGGATCAGATCAATCGGGAGAACGTGAAACGGCTGGCGCCGGTCTGGATCTTTCAGACGGGCAAGGTGGACGGCGGTTTCTCCTGCACTCCCCTGGTGGCGGACGGAGTCATGTACATCACCACCCCCTGGAACCGGGTCTTTGCGCTGGATGCCGTCACCGGCAAGGAGATCTGGCACTACTACCATCCCGAGCCCAAGGACTTCGGCCTCCTCTACGGTCCCTGGAACCGGGGGGCGGCCCTGGGCCACGGACTGGTCTTCATGGGGACCATCGACAACCGCCTGGTGGCGCTGGACGCCAAGACCGGGGAGGAAGTCTGGAACGTCGAGATCGAGAACATGCAGCAGTGCGGGTGCAACATCACCGGCGCACCCCTGGTGGTCAAGGACAAGGTCGTGGTCGGGGTCACCGGGGGCGATTCGGCCCATCGCGGCTATCTGAACGCCTTCGACGCCAGGACCGGCCGGCGGGCCTGGAGGTTCTGGACCATTCCCGGGCCGGGAGAAAAGGGCCACGAAACCTGGAAGGGAGACAGTTGGAAGTATGGCGGCGGGGCCACCTGGATGACCGGCTCCTACGATCCGGAGTTGAACCTGATCTACTGGGGGGTGGGGAATCCGGCCGCCGACTTCTACGGCGGAGACCGGACCGGGGACAACCTCTATACCGATTCCATCGTAGCCCTGGATGCCGACAGCGGGGAGTTGAAGTGGTATTACCAGCAGATTCCCCACGACGTCTGGGACTGGGATACCGCCTACGAATGCTTGTTGGTCGACCTGCCGGTCAACGGCAAGAAGCGCAAGCTCCTGATCAATCCCAACAAGGGCGGGTACACCTGGGTCCTGGACCGGACCAACGGCGAGTTCATCGGCGCCTGGCGCTTCGTCGAAAACCTCAACTGGATCGAAGGGATCGATTCCACCGGGAAGCTGCTGGGACGGATGGAGCCCGAGGTGGGGAAGCCCACCCTGGTCTGCCCGGCCATCGGCGGGGCCCGAAGCTGGAACCACGGGGCCTACAGCCCCAAGACGGGGCTGTTCTACAACACCGGCATCGAGTGGTGTCAGACCCTCACCGTGCAGAAGGAGGACCCCAGGCCGGGCGAGACCTTTTTCGGAGGGGTGTTCGAGCTCAAGCCTACTCCCAAGGGAGACCAGGGCAGCCATCTCGACGCCCTGGATCCTGTGACCGGGGAGAAGAAATGGAGCTACTACTCCAAGTACCCCTTGCTGGCCTCGGCGGTGGCGACCGGCGGCAACCTGGTCTTCACCGGCGATCCCGAGGGAGAATTCTTCGCCCTGGATGCTGAAACCGGCAAGAAGCTGTGGAGCTTCAACACCGGTTCCGGCCACCGCGGGTCTCCCATCAGCTATGCGGTGAACGGGCGGCAGTACATCGCGGTCCCGGCAGGCTGGGGATCGGCGGTGGCCGGACTGATGCCCCAACTCTGGCCCGAGGTGGAGGACTTCCCGGGCGGAAGCGCCCTGATCGTGTTTGCCCTGCCCGAATAG
- a CDS encoding MotA/TolQ/ExbB proton channel family protein encodes MNFLGILENGLFALAQVLRLPVIAMLWVAVGTVFFMTGACVMDCLARRRERDGFDLSAWLDAGPLLGIDGARLEALPTPLRGMLRDVETERKRLGLGDGGLEHLVLEREERVRRTLNRSRLLVRVGPSLGLLGTLIPMGAALASLTAGNLEAMAGQMVVAFTTTIVGLATGTVAYVIQSVRQRWVSETVREQRFLAERLAAELTHDARGTPAPED; translated from the coding sequence ATGAACTTTCTCGGAATTCTTGAGAACGGCCTGTTCGCCTTGGCCCAAGTGCTCCGCCTACCCGTGATCGCCATGCTCTGGGTTGCGGTTGGCACCGTATTCTTCATGACCGGTGCGTGTGTCATGGATTGCTTGGCGCGGCGGCGAGAGCGCGACGGCTTCGATCTCAGCGCGTGGCTCGATGCAGGTCCGCTGCTTGGCATCGATGGCGCGCGGCTGGAGGCATTGCCGACGCCGCTTCGCGGGATGCTGCGCGATGTCGAGACTGAGCGAAAGAGGCTGGGGCTTGGCGACGGCGGCTTGGAGCACCTCGTTCTCGAACGGGAGGAGCGAGTGCGCCGCACACTGAACCGGTCGCGCTTGCTGGTCAGGGTTGGTCCGAGCTTGGGCTTGCTGGGCACCCTCATCCCGATGGGGGCGGCCTTGGCGTCGCTGACGGCCGGCAACCTCGAGGCGATGGCGGGACAAATGGTCGTCGCCTTCACCACCACCATCGTCGGTCTCGCGACGGGGACGGTAGCCTACGTCATTCAGAGCGTGCGCCAAAGATGGGTTAGCGAGACCGTGCGCGAGCAGCGATTCCTAGCCGAGCGTCTCGCCGCGGAACTGACACACGATGCGCGCGGCACCCCCGCGCCGGAGGATTAG
- a CDS encoding macro domain-containing protein yields MRVKIKDTELLLLQGDITEQDTDAIVNAANRELILGAGVAGAIRRKGGDSIQRECHRIGGTEVGGAVMTGGGNLKARHVIHAVGPRMGEGEEDEKLGRATRTSLVLADSKGLKSIAFPAISTGIFGFPADRCARIMLEVTCNYLSGKSRLRQVVFCLYDSATLALFEKQLALFRSRL; encoded by the coding sequence ATGCGAGTGAAAATCAAGGACACAGAGCTTCTGTTGCTTCAGGGGGACATCACCGAGCAGGATACCGATGCCATCGTCAATGCCGCCAATCGGGAGCTGATCCTGGGAGCGGGTGTGGCCGGGGCCATCCGACGCAAAGGGGGAGACTCGATTCAGAGAGAATGCCACCGAATCGGCGGCACCGAAGTCGGCGGGGCCGTCATGACCGGCGGGGGGAATCTCAAGGCCCGCCACGTCATCCACGCGGTGGGGCCGCGCATGGGCGAGGGGGAAGAGGACGAAAAGCTCGGCCGGGCGACCCGGACCAGCCTGGTCCTGGCCGACTCGAAAGGCCTGAAGAGCATCGCCTTTCCGGCCATCAGCACCGGGATTTTCGGCTTTCCCGCCGACAGATGCGCCCGAATCATGCTGGAAGTGACCTGCAATTATCTTTCAGGAAAGAGTCGGCTCCGGCAGGTCGTTTTCTGCCTCTACGATTCGGCCACGCTTGCTCTCTTCGAGAAGCAACTGGCCCTCTTCCGATCCAGGCTGTAG
- a CDS encoding sulfite exporter TauE/SafE family protein — MVELGSYLILLLAGFIAGMLNVVAGGGSFLTLPVLIFLGLPATVANGTNRVAVLTQNVGAVWSFHQHGVMDWRTSLQSAALPAMIGAWLGAEVAIWVGDEAFKDTLAFLMVAVTLWTLWDPLKGKLDSSPGGRPWWMIAAAFFVVGVYSGFVQAGVGFLILAATTLGGLDLVKGNAVKVLVILATMVVSLWVFASQGKVDWLLGFVLGAGNLAGGLVGVRLTVLKGHGWIKKVVTVTVILFALRLWFLE, encoded by the coding sequence ATGGTCGAATTGGGCAGTTATCTGATCCTGCTGCTTGCCGGCTTCATTGCCGGCATGCTGAACGTGGTGGCCGGAGGGGGGTCCTTCCTGACGCTTCCGGTCCTGATCTTCCTGGGACTGCCGGCCACCGTGGCCAACGGGACCAACCGGGTAGCGGTCCTGACCCAGAACGTAGGGGCCGTCTGGAGCTTTCATCAACACGGGGTGATGGACTGGCGAACCAGCCTCCAGTCGGCGGCTCTGCCGGCGATGATTGGTGCCTGGCTGGGTGCCGAGGTTGCTATTTGGGTCGGGGATGAGGCCTTCAAGGACACTCTGGCATTCCTGATGGTGGCGGTGACGCTCTGGACCCTTTGGGACCCGCTCAAGGGAAAGCTGGACTCGTCTCCCGGTGGACGGCCCTGGTGGATGATTGCCGCCGCCTTCTTTGTGGTCGGCGTTTACAGCGGATTCGTCCAGGCCGGAGTGGGATTCCTCATCCTGGCGGCCACTACCCTGGGGGGCTTGGACCTGGTCAAGGGAAACGCGGTGAAGGTGCTGGTGATCCTGGCAACCATGGTCGTCTCCCTGTGGGTCTTTGCGAGCCAGGGAAAGGTCGATTGGCTTCTGGGGTTCGTCCTGGGCGCCGGAAACCTGGCAGGAGGATTGGTGGGGGTCAGGCTCACCGTCCTCAAGGGACACGGGTGGATCAAAAAGGTGGTGACGGTCACCGTCATCCTGTTTGCCCTGCGGCTGTGGTTTCTGGAGTAA
- a CDS encoding glucose-1-phosphate thymidylyltransferase codes for MTDPTEFFDLTQFEHRDLWRRGDRVWDALKRLQACLEALVPSGTMDIQGEISPGATLHGTGIRIGPGTVVEDGAYIAGPAVIGSDCRIRHAACIRGGVIAGDGCVVGHSSEVKGAILLNQSKAPHFAYVGDSILGQRANLGAGTKLSNLTLVSARNPETGRRPTLQIRIDDRTYDTGLTKLGAILGDDVQTGCNCVTHPGCLVGPRTLIYANVALRKGYTPADSLVKLNQTTTVVTRRPTD; via the coding sequence GTGACCGATCCAACCGAATTCTTCGACCTGACCCAATTCGAGCACCGGGATCTCTGGCGCCGGGGCGATAGGGTGTGGGACGCGTTGAAGCGGCTACAGGCCTGCCTCGAAGCCCTGGTTCCGTCCGGGACCATGGATATCCAGGGAGAAATCTCCCCGGGCGCCACCCTCCATGGAACCGGGATCCGCATCGGCCCCGGCACCGTGGTGGAAGACGGCGCCTACATCGCCGGACCGGCCGTTATCGGCAGTGACTGCCGGATCCGGCACGCCGCCTGCATCCGCGGCGGGGTGATCGCCGGAGACGGCTGCGTCGTCGGCCACAGCAGCGAGGTGAAGGGCGCCATTCTGCTGAACCAGAGCAAGGCCCCCCATTTTGCTTACGTGGGAGACAGCATCCTGGGACAGCGAGCCAACCTGGGAGCCGGCACCAAGCTCTCCAATCTCACCCTTGTCAGCGCCAGGAACCCCGAGACGGGCCGGCGGCCCACGCTGCAGATCCGGATCGACGACCGGACCTACGACACCGGCCTCACCAAGCTGGGCGCCATACTGGGGGACGACGTCCAGACCGGCTGCAACTGCGTCACGCACCCGGGCTGCCTGGTGGGTCCACGCACTCTCATTTACGCCAACGTGGCGCTCCGCAAGGGCTACACCCCGGCCGACAGCCTGGTCAAGCTCAACCAGACCACCACCGTGGTGACCCGGCGCCCGACGGACTGA
- a CDS encoding Do family serine endopeptidase, translating to MKANKFIAAGVIAAALVVGQVAGRLMHQPLGAGPAPPAATLNVPTAAELSSRFSEVSDAVDRAVVNINTVVKHRFRLPRRGGGGGRQFQDPFDFFNRFFGGELPPSRSQKRESLGSGFVVDPRGYILTNYHVVNGADEIRVELTSGEEFPAKVVGGDNFTDLAVIEIDAGEPLEVARLGNSDGMRRGDWVLAIGSPYGLERTVTAGIISATARPGRSHWQRFLQTDAAINRGNSGGPLVNLAGEVIGVNTAILSASGDNSGVGFAVPSNTAIRVYNQLIEHGRVTRGALGISMQTEASSQALKALGASDGKGVIVQQVRPEDGPADRAGLQPGDVIVGFKGRKIGEPADIYPLLSETSPGETVEVEYIRDGSKRTARLTVGDRAEVFAEEQVAESGSGLESDSLKLGLLVQSLSPQWKRHLGAGAEGVMVVQVEPGSVADDAGLRPGDVLVELNKAVVSTPGRLAKLAGELQPGTDVLFLVKRGQPATGETVTLYLAATLP from the coding sequence ATGAAAGCCAACAAGTTCATCGCCGCTGGAGTGATAGCAGCTGCCCTGGTCGTCGGGCAGGTTGCCGGGAGGTTGATGCATCAGCCTCTCGGCGCCGGCCCGGCGCCGCCGGCCGCCACCCTCAATGTCCCGACGGCCGCCGAGCTGTCTTCCCGCTTTTCCGAAGTCTCGGACGCGGTCGACCGGGCCGTGGTCAACATCAACACCGTGGTGAAGCACCGCTTCCGGCTGCCACGCCGGGGAGGCGGAGGGGGACGACAGTTCCAGGATCCCTTCGACTTCTTCAACCGCTTCTTCGGGGGCGAACTGCCGCCGAGTCGAAGCCAGAAGCGCGAGTCCCTGGGCTCGGGGTTCGTGGTCGACCCCAGGGGGTATATCCTCACCAACTATCATGTCGTCAACGGCGCCGATGAGATTCGGGTGGAACTGACCTCGGGCGAAGAGTTTCCCGCCAAGGTCGTAGGCGGTGACAACTTCACCGACCTGGCAGTGATCGAGATCGATGCCGGGGAACCGCTGGAAGTCGCCAGGCTGGGCAATTCTGACGGCATGAGACGGGGAGACTGGGTCCTGGCCATCGGCAGCCCCTACGGCCTGGAGCGTACCGTCACCGCCGGGATCATCAGCGCTACCGCTCGGCCGGGCCGATCCCACTGGCAGCGCTTTCTGCAGACTGACGCCGCCATCAACCGCGGCAATTCCGGCGGGCCGCTGGTGAACCTGGCCGGAGAAGTGATCGGGGTCAACACGGCCATCCTGAGCGCCTCCGGCGACAACTCGGGAGTCGGCTTTGCCGTTCCCTCCAACACGGCCATTCGGGTCTACAATCAGCTCATCGAGCATGGCCGGGTCACCCGGGGAGCCCTGGGAATCAGCATGCAAACCGAGGCCAGCTCCCAGGCCCTCAAGGCCCTTGGAGCTAGCGACGGCAAAGGCGTCATCGTCCAGCAGGTCCGGCCCGAGGACGGCCCTGCCGATCGGGCGGGGCTGCAGCCCGGCGATGTCATCGTCGGATTCAAGGGACGGAAAATCGGTGAGCCGGCCGACATCTATCCCTTGCTGTCCGAAACCTCCCCCGGAGAGACGGTGGAGGTCGAATACATCCGGGACGGCAGCAAGCGGACGGCCAGGCTGACCGTGGGCGACCGGGCCGAAGTCTTTGCCGAGGAGCAGGTGGCCGAGTCGGGATCGGGCCTGGAGTCCGACAGCCTGAAGCTGGGCCTGCTTGTCCAGAGCCTTTCCCCTCAATGGAAGCGCCACCTTGGCGCTGGGGCCGAGGGGGTGATGGTCGTGCAGGTGGAGCCCGGGAGCGTCGCCGACGATGCCGGCCTGAGGCCGGGGGACGTCCTGGTGGAGCTCAACAAGGCAGTCGTTTCCACTCCCGGACGGCTTGCGAAGCTGGCTGGAGAGCTCCAGCCGGGCACGGATGTCCTGTTTCTGGTGAAACGGGGCCAACCTGCCACCGGGGAGACGGTCACTCTCTACCTGGCCGCCACCCTTCCCTGA